A single region of the Pyxidicoccus trucidator genome encodes:
- a CDS encoding START domain-containing protein has product MRMLGNPRAFVAGALVLFASAASAEEKWETVAEKPYLVKVRPRPGTQAKEVWAEGELAANASDVQAVLTDVDSYRQWMPYVKESRTIKDLPDGARLTYTKLGLPVVASRDYVCHVVQESKLAADGTGVFVQRWWAQPDAIPERRDTVRLRLNEGSWRVEPRGEGKSHAVYKFTVDPAGSIPGFLASMGQKDGVVDTFRAVEKRALQHAEAQRKKK; this is encoded by the coding sequence ATGCGGATGCTTGGGAACCCGAGGGCCTTCGTGGCCGGAGCGCTGGTGCTCTTCGCCAGCGCGGCCAGCGCGGAAGAGAAGTGGGAGACGGTGGCGGAGAAGCCGTACCTGGTGAAGGTGCGGCCCCGACCGGGCACCCAGGCCAAGGAAGTGTGGGCGGAAGGCGAGCTCGCCGCCAACGCCTCGGACGTGCAGGCGGTGCTGACGGACGTGGACTCGTACCGGCAATGGATGCCGTACGTGAAGGAGTCGCGCACCATCAAGGACCTGCCGGACGGCGCGCGGCTGACGTACACGAAGCTGGGCCTGCCCGTGGTGGCCTCGCGCGACTACGTGTGCCACGTGGTGCAGGAGTCGAAGCTGGCCGCTGACGGCACCGGCGTCTTCGTCCAGCGGTGGTGGGCGCAGCCGGACGCCATCCCCGAGCGCCGCGACACGGTGCGGCTGCGACTCAACGAGGGGAGCTGGCGCGTGGAGCCTCGCGGCGAGGGGAAGTCCCACGCCGTCTACAAGTTCACCGTGGACCCCGCCGGCTCCATCCCCGGCTTCCTGGCCAGCATGGGTCAGAAGGACGGAGTGGTGGACACCTTCCGCGCCGTGGAGAAGCGCGCCCTGCAGCACGCGGAGGCGCAGCGGAAGAAGAAGTGA